Proteins co-encoded in one Variovorax terrae genomic window:
- a CDS encoding LysR family transcriptional regulator has translation MHLRDLDLNLLKVFDAVYRLRSVSRAADALGLTQSAVSHRIGQLRVILKSPLFLRVPSGVKPTPKADRLAVAVQMALATLERAVEESEQFDPALSHKTFRFHLSDVGERAFLPRLSRALETATPNITLASFQFPDAEIESALHEGAIHYAIGYLPQLVGCHSHLLLEDTYGLVVRTGHPVLDELAASPGSVEPLLKLEFVVSKAHAHGLRVLEQLGAASRVRVTTSQEAAVPSIVRESGLAGIVALRCSQALGALDGCQVVPTAITPVSCNVSLYWSRRFDANVANGWLRARLLELFPA, from the coding sequence ATGCACCTCCGGGATCTCGATCTCAACCTGTTGAAGGTGTTCGATGCCGTGTACCGGCTGCGAAGCGTCAGCCGTGCCGCCGATGCGCTGGGCCTGACGCAGTCCGCGGTCAGCCATCGGATCGGGCAGCTTCGCGTCATCCTCAAAAGTCCGCTGTTCCTGCGCGTGCCCAGCGGGGTCAAGCCGACGCCGAAGGCGGATCGGCTGGCCGTCGCAGTGCAGATGGCGCTGGCCACGCTGGAGCGCGCGGTGGAGGAAAGTGAACAGTTCGACCCCGCCCTGTCTCACAAGACCTTCCGCTTCCACTTGAGCGACGTCGGCGAGCGCGCGTTCCTGCCGCGCCTGTCCCGGGCGCTGGAAACCGCGACGCCCAACATCACCCTGGCATCGTTTCAGTTCCCCGATGCCGAGATCGAGAGCGCCCTGCACGAGGGGGCGATCCATTACGCCATCGGGTATCTGCCGCAGTTGGTTGGCTGCCATTCGCACCTCCTGCTGGAAGACACCTACGGCCTCGTGGTGCGCACGGGCCATCCGGTGCTGGACGAGCTCGCGGCGTCGCCGGGTTCGGTCGAACCCTTGCTGAAGCTGGAGTTCGTGGTGAGCAAAGCGCACGCGCATGGCTTGCGGGTGCTGGAGCAGTTGGGCGCCGCAAGCCGCGTGCGTGTGACGACCTCGCAGGAGGCCGCTGTGCCGTCCATCGTGCGCGAGAGCGGGCTGGCGGGCATCGTCGCGTTGCGTTGCTCGCAGGCACTGGGCGCGCTGGACGGCTGCCAGGTGGTGCCGACGGCCATCACGCCGGTCTCATGCAATGTGTCGCTCTACTGGAGCCGCCGGTTCGACGCGAACGTCGCCAACGGCTGGCTGCGCGCCCGCCTGCTGGAACTGTTCCCGGCCTGA
- a CDS encoding MFS transporter: protein MKPLSLPDVLTPLRQPAFRLLWLTWAAANVCMWMNDMAAAWLMTSLTTSATMIALVQTAATLPVFMLSMPSGVLADLFERRAILIATQVWAAAAALVLAAAASTGHLEPHLLLALVFANGAALAMRGPAFVATVPDIVNRAEWPKAFALTGVASHGARIVGPIVAGLVIGAAGAGAVFALNAAIAMLTAVSLWRLRGLKPVRALDAQALPREPFFTALRVGLQYAAHTDRVKMILLRVLAFYLAAVGLLALLPAVVKGRWMGGAGTYTAMFAVIGAGAIAVTWLLPRLRARASDQQLLAAAVLGYAAALAIVAIAPQPWQAAPALALAGAAWMLASNQFITELQSILPSWVRARGVSCYHTVLMAGNAGGALLWGRLADTTGLRTSLLCAAVATAALVVLIAVTDRASLEEDITPDAFQPVAGGPVATAASGRVFTTIEYRVAARDHAEFCGLMQATRKSRLRSGALGWKLLRDAADSTHFVEAFSDVSWTEMRRRMQRSVAHDKALRDRRHALHMCPGKPRVRILLTQPHQTSQTS, encoded by the coding sequence ATGAAGCCACTCTCCCTTCCTGACGTGCTGACCCCGCTGCGCCAACCCGCGTTCCGCCTGCTGTGGCTGACCTGGGCGGCGGCGAATGTCTGCATGTGGATGAATGACATGGCCGCCGCCTGGCTGATGACCTCGCTCACCACGTCGGCCACCATGATTGCCCTGGTGCAGACGGCCGCCACCCTGCCGGTCTTCATGCTCAGCATGCCCAGCGGCGTGCTGGCCGACCTGTTCGAGAGGCGGGCCATCCTGATTGCGACGCAGGTGTGGGCCGCCGCGGCCGCGCTGGTGCTGGCCGCTGCCGCCTCCACCGGCCACCTGGAGCCGCACCTCCTGCTGGCGCTGGTGTTCGCCAACGGGGCGGCCCTGGCAATGCGAGGCCCGGCCTTCGTGGCCACCGTGCCGGACATCGTCAACCGGGCCGAATGGCCGAAAGCGTTCGCGCTGACCGGCGTGGCATCGCATGGGGCGCGCATCGTCGGGCCCATCGTGGCCGGCCTCGTGATCGGGGCTGCGGGTGCGGGTGCCGTCTTCGCGCTCAACGCCGCCATTGCGATGCTCACCGCGGTGTCGCTGTGGCGTCTGCGCGGCCTGAAGCCCGTGCGCGCCCTGGATGCGCAAGCCTTGCCCAGAGAGCCGTTCTTCACGGCCTTGCGGGTCGGGTTGCAGTACGCCGCCCACACCGACAGGGTGAAGATGATCCTGCTGCGAGTGCTGGCTTTCTACCTTGCGGCCGTGGGCTTGCTGGCGCTGCTGCCAGCCGTGGTGAAAGGCCGGTGGATGGGCGGAGCGGGCACCTACACCGCCATGTTCGCGGTGATCGGAGCGGGTGCGATCGCCGTCACCTGGCTGCTGCCCCGCCTGCGCGCGCGCGCCAGCGACCAGCAGCTGCTGGCCGCTGCCGTGCTGGGGTATGCGGCGGCCCTGGCGATCGTGGCTATCGCGCCTCAGCCATGGCAGGCCGCGCCTGCCCTGGCCCTCGCGGGCGCTGCCTGGATGCTGGCCAGCAACCAGTTCATCACCGAACTGCAGTCCATCCTGCCGTCCTGGGTGCGGGCGCGGGGCGTCTCCTGCTACCACACGGTCCTCATGGCCGGGAACGCGGGCGGAGCGCTTCTGTGGGGACGGCTGGCCGACACCACCGGCCTGCGCACCAGCCTGCTTTGCGCCGCAGTGGCGACTGCGGCGCTGGTCGTGCTGATCGCCGTGACGGACCGCGCGTCGCTCGAGGAGGACATCACACCCGATGCGTTTCAGCCCGTTGCCGGCGGCCCGGTGGCCACGGCGGCCAGCGGCCGCGTCTTCACCACCATCGAATACCGCGTGGCCGCGCGGGACCATGCCGAGTTCTGCGGCCTGATGCAGGCGACACGCAAGTCACGGCTGCGCTCCGGCGCCCTCGGCTGGAAGCTGCTGCGCGATGCGGCCGACAGCACCCATTTCGTGGAAGCCTTCTCGGACGTGTCGTGGACCGAGATGCGGCGCCGCATGCAGCGCTCGGTGGCGCATGACAAGGCACTGCGCGACCGCCGGCACGCGCTGCATATGTGCCCCGGCAAGCCGCGCGTGCGGATCCTGCTCACGCAGCCGCATCAAACGAGCCAAACATCCTAG
- a CDS encoding MFS transporter, with translation MKPALATQPASSKFATVLRVTGGNFMEMFDFFLFGFYATQISKAFFPAGNEFASLMLTFMTFGAGFLMRPLGAIFLGAYVDRVGRRKGLIVTLALMAVGTLLIACVPSYATIGLAAPLLVLIGRLLQGFSAGVELGGVSVYLSEMATPGHKGFYVSWQSASQQVAIIVAAALGYWLNVTFSPAEISDFYWRIPFFVGCLIVPVLFIIRRSLQETEEFMARKHRPDAREIFRSMVSNWGLVIAGMMLVSMTTVSFYLITVYTPTFGKNVLHLSTTDALVVTLCVAVSNFFWLPVMGALSDRVGRKPLLVVFTVLTVLTAYPALKWLVAAPDFGRMLEVELWLSFLYASYNGAMVVALTEVMPVNVRTAGFSLAYSLATAIFGGFTPAIATGLIEWTGDKAAPGWWMTAAATCGLIATLLLYRRGAGRTPALGALA, from the coding sequence ATGAAGCCCGCCCTCGCCACCCAGCCGGCCTCGTCCAAGTTCGCCACCGTCCTGCGCGTGACCGGCGGCAACTTCATGGAGATGTTCGATTTCTTCCTGTTCGGCTTCTATGCCACGCAGATCTCCAAGGCTTTCTTCCCCGCGGGCAACGAGTTCGCCTCGCTGATGCTGACCTTCATGACCTTCGGCGCGGGCTTCCTGATGCGGCCGCTGGGCGCGATCTTCCTCGGCGCCTACGTCGACCGCGTGGGCCGCCGCAAGGGCCTGATCGTGACACTCGCGCTGATGGCCGTCGGCACGCTGCTGATTGCCTGCGTGCCGTCCTACGCCACCATTGGCCTGGCGGCGCCGCTCTTGGTGCTGATCGGGCGGCTGCTGCAGGGCTTCTCGGCCGGCGTCGAGCTGGGCGGCGTGTCGGTCTACCTGTCGGAGATGGCCACGCCCGGGCACAAGGGCTTCTACGTGAGCTGGCAGTCGGCCAGCCAGCAGGTCGCCATCATCGTGGCGGCGGCGCTGGGCTACTGGCTCAACGTGACCTTCAGCCCCGCCGAGATTTCCGACTTCTACTGGCGCATCCCGTTCTTCGTCGGCTGCCTGATCGTGCCGGTGCTGTTCATCATCCGCCGCTCGCTGCAGGAGACCGAGGAATTCATGGCGCGCAAGCACCGGCCCGACGCGCGCGAGATCTTCCGCTCGATGGTCAGCAACTGGGGGCTGGTGATTGCCGGGATGATGCTGGTGTCGATGACCACCGTCTCGTTCTACCTGATCACGGTCTACACCCCGACCTTCGGCAAGAACGTGCTGCACCTCTCGACCACCGACGCGCTGGTGGTGACGCTGTGCGTGGCGGTCTCCAACTTCTTCTGGCTGCCCGTCATGGGCGCGCTGTCGGACCGCGTGGGCCGCAAGCCGCTGCTGGTCGTGTTCACCGTGCTCACCGTGCTCACGGCCTACCCGGCGCTCAAGTGGCTGGTCGCCGCGCCCGACTTCGGCCGCATGCTCGAGGTGGAGCTGTGGCTGTCGTTCCTCTACGCGAGCTACAACGGCGCGATGGTGGTGGCGCTGACCGAGGTGATGCCAGTGAACGTGCGCACCGCGGGCTTCTCGCTGGCCTACAGCCTGGCCACCGCGATCTTCGGCGGCTTCACGCCCGCCATCGCCACCGGGCTGATCGAGTGGACCGGCGACAAGGCCGCC